A region from the Lolium perenne isolate Kyuss_39 chromosome 4, Kyuss_2.0, whole genome shotgun sequence genome encodes:
- the LOC127295788 gene encoding ethylene-overproduction protein 1: MNRRIKVGGGEVRAARIMTNNFLTTIRSLKLIEGYKAAQIYPFSSGASTSGSSGDTGGAGGGAKQPPPPPPRSVSLMSASMCYPHAPSTSGSDSTLPCGLPSAAALDPALDACLRPVDHVSALAASYRRMSSAEAAGDDLCDVYLEQHALFRATGDARLLRRALRAARVQACDPHRRVVLAAWLRYERREDEFDPMPPPLDPCTPTTPLLECPRSAVFARESSGVDPVCPCRRPPPPPPTPRPPRLMRTPSNAFGAAAAAADDDDDDEEEEAETNDLWFIIGQEEVACERSCIAALAKPLNTLLYGGFAEARRDHIDFSRDGISPRGMRAVAAYSRNGRLDDFPPDTMLELLAFANKFCCEGLKVACDNKLASMVRGVDEALSLIDLGLEEAAHLLVATCLQAFLRELPKSLANPEVARLLCSPEGRELLDAAGNASFALYYFLSYVAMEEDMRSNTTVMLLERLWECAEQPWHKQLALHQLGCVMLERGEFKDAQGWFEDAVAEGHVYSLAGVARAKYKCGHKYMAYKLMNRVVGDYDPAGWMYQERSVYCVGKEKMADLRTATELDPTLTYPYKYRAAALLEEDKYEAALEEIDKVLSFRMVPDCLELRAWFYLAAGDFEAALQDVRAILTLDPTYMMFHGKMHGEQLIELLRGHVQHWDMADCWMQLYDRWSGVDDIGSLAVVQQMLAREPGNSSLRFRQSLLLLRLNCQKAAMRSLRLARNSSIHEHERLVYEGWILYDTGHREEALEKAEQSIRLQRSFEAFFLKAYALGDSSLDVESALSVVQLLEQANSCASDNLRKGQAYNNMGSIYVDCDLLDEATECYSIALSIKHTRAHQGLARVHYLKNRKKAAFDEMSSLLKIAKNSASAYEKRSEYAERDVAKSDLNMATLLDPTRTYPYRYRAAVLMDENKEDEAIGELSQALAFKPDLQLLHLRAAFFDSMGDNTSTLRDCEAALCMDPTHGDTLDLYSRASTKADQSQS, translated from the exons ATGAATCGGCGAATTAAGGTAGGAGGAGGAGAGGTACGCGCGGCCCGCATTATGACGAACAACTTCCTGACCACAATACGGAGCCTCAAGCTGATCGAGGGCTACAAGGCCGCGCAAATCTACCCATTCAGTTCCGGAGCCTCCACCTCCGGCTCCTCCGGTGATACCGGAGGAGCCGGCGGCGGGGCCAAGcaacccccgccgccgccaccgcgcagCGTCTCCCTCATGTCCGCGTCAATGTGCTACCCGCACGCGCCCTCCACGTCGGGCTCCGACTCCACCCTGCCCTGCGGCCTCCCGTCGGCCGCGGCGCTCGACCCGGCGCTCGACGCCTGCCTCCGCCCCGTCGACCACGTCTCCGCGCTCGCCGCCTCCTACCGCCGCATGTCCTCGGCCGAGGCGGCCGGCGACGACCTCTGCGACGTGTACCTGGAGCAGCACGCGCTGTTCCGCGCGACCGGGGACGCGCGCCTGCTGCGGCGGGCGCTCCGCGCCGCGCGCGTCCAGGCCTGCGACCCGCACCGCCGCGTCGTGCTCGCCGCCTGGCTCCGCTACGAGCGCCGCGAGGACGAGTTCGACCCCATGCCGCCGCCGCTCGATCCCTGCACCCCGACGACCCCGCTCCTCGAGTGCCCGCGCTCCGCGGTCTTCGCCAGGGAGTCCTCCGGCGTGGACCCCGTCTGCCcctgccgccgcccgccgcctcctCCCCCTACCCCTCGCCCTCCGCGCCTCATGCGCACCCCGTCCAACGCCTtcggtgccgccgccgccgccgccgacgacgacgacgacgacgaggaggaagaggcggagACCAACGACCTGTGGTTCATCATCGGCCAGGAGGAGGTGGCGTGCGAGCGCTCCTGCATCGCCGCGCTGGCCAAGCCGCTCAACACGCTCCTCTACGGCGGGTTCGCCGAGGCGCGCCGCGACCACATCGACTTCAGCCGCGACGGGATCTCGCCGCGCGGCATGCGCGCCGTCGCCGCCTACAGCCGGAACGGCCGCCTCGACGACTTCCCGCCGGACACCATGCTCGAGCTCCTCGCCTTCGCCAACAAGTTCTGCTGCGAGGGCCTCAAGGTCGCCTGCGACAACAAGCTCGCCTCCATGGTGCGCGGCGTCGACGAGGCCCTCTCCCTCATCGACCTCGGCCTCGAGGAGGCCGcgcacctcctcgtcgccacgtGCCTCCAGGCGTTCCTGCGGGAGCTCCCCAAGTCGCTCGCCAACCCCGAGGTCGCGCGCCTGCTGTGCAGCCCGGAGGGCAGGGAGCTCCTCGACGCCGCCGGGAACGCGTCATTCGCGCTCTACTACTTCCTCTCGTACGTGGCCATGGAGGAGGACATGAGGTCCAACACCACGGTCATGCTCCTGGAGCGGCTCTGGGAGTGCGCCGAGCAGCCATGGCACAAACAGCTCGCGCTGCACCAGCTCGGCTGCGTCATGCTGGAGCGCGGCGAGTTCAAGGACGCGCAGGGCTGGTTCGAGGACGCCGTCGCCGAGGGCCACGTCTACTCGCTCGCCGGAGTGGCGCGCGCCAAGTACAAGTGCGGGCACAAGTACATGGCCTACAAGCTCATGAACAGGGTCGTCGGCGACTACGACCCCGCCGGGTGGATGTACCAGGAACGCTCCGTCTACTGCGTCGGCAAGGAGAAGATGGCCGATCTCCGGACGGCGACGGAGCTCGACCCGACGCTGACGTACCCGTACAAGTACCGCGCCGCGGCGTTGCTGGAGGAGGACAAGTACGAGGCTGCGCTGGAAGAGATCGACAAGGTGCTCAGCTTCAGGATGGTGCCCGACTGCCTCGAGCTCCGTGCCTGGTTCTACCTTGCCGCTGGGGACTTTGAGGCCGCCCTGCAGGACGTGAGGGCGATACTGACGTTGGACCCGACTTACATGATGTTCCATGGGAAAATGCACGGGGAGCAGCTGATCGAGCTCCTCCGAGGGCATGTGCAGCACTGGGACATGGCTGATTGTTGGATGCAGCTCTACGACCGGTGGTCGGGGGTCGACGACATCGGCTCTCTGGCTGTTGTGCAGCAGATGCTCGCCAGGGAACCCGGGAACAGCAGCTTGCGGTTCAGACAGTCCCTGCTCCTGTTAAG GCTTAATTGTCAGAAGGCTGCTATGCGTAGTTTGAGATTAGCACGGAATAGTTCGATTCATGAGCACGAGAGACTTGTATACGAAGGATGGATTTTATACGACACCGGGCATCGTGAGGAAGCACTCGAGAAGGCTGAGCAATCAATCAGACTCCAAAGATCATTTGAAGCCTTTTTCCTGAAGGCTTACGCTCTAGGAGATTCTAGCCTCGACGTCGAATCCGCGCTTTCTGTTGTTCAACTTCTAGAGCAGGCCAACAGTTGTGCATCAGACAACCTTCGGAAGGGGCAA GCATACAACAATATGGGGAGCATATACGTGGATTGTGATCTGCTGGATGAGGCAACCGAGTGTTACAGCATAGCACTGAGCATTAAGCACACACGGGCACACCAGGGTCTGGCACGGGTCCATTACCTGAAGAATAGAAAAAAGGCTGCATTTGATGAGATGTCATCGCTTCTAAAGATCGCCAAGAACAGCGCATCGGCATACGAGAAACGGTCGGAATATGCTGAGCGGGATGTCGCAAAAAGTGATCTCAACATGGCGACGTTGTTGGATCCGACCAGGACCTACCCTTACAGATACAGAGCAGCTG TTCTGATGGACGAGAACAAGGAGGACGAGGCGATCGGGGAGCTGTCACAGGCCCTGGCTTTCAAGCCGGACCTCCAGCTGCTCCACCTCCGTGCAGCCTTCTTCGACTCCATGGGTGACAACACGAGCACGCTCCGCGACTGCGAGGCCGCCCTGTGCATGGACCCGACGCACGGTGACACGCTAGATCTCTACAGCAGAGCATCCACCAAGGCCGATCAGTCACAGAGCTAG
- the LOC127295787 gene encoding protein MALE DISCOVERER 2 isoform X1 encodes MEWPPPHRLLLLFLVAVSWALGGAGIGGFGVGAEALISNGASFSRRNYRRLLQIGGENQGAQFLFSPGQAPSSGPVSAPSPSPFISLSEGSPSPFSQPIRQQPPSHHHPPIVRPHPLTARPATHGAEHDHSAQTPSRSAHKHSLTTYGLVAAGISAFLIISAVGALYCRAKKVGTVKPWVTGLSGQLQKAFVTGVPALKRSELESASEDFSNIIGSTSSCMMYKGTLSSGVEIAVASSLITSAKDWSKEWESQYRKKITSLSKVNHRNFMNLLGYCEEGHPFTRAMVFEYAPNGTLFEYLHVRESEKLDWVTRLRISMGIAYCLEHMHQLKPPVIPRSFDSTTIYLTDDFAAKVSDLEFSSNTRAPSSSHGVSNSSSELEDAVHKYGMVLLEILTGRVPCSEEDGRLEQWASRYFDGGMGLADLIDPSIGSFSEEAARALCEIVRSCINPDPKRRPTMAEVAARLREITALGPDGATPKVSPLWWAELEIMSSES; translated from the exons ATGGAGTGGCCGCCGCCCCACAGGCTTCTTCTTCTGTTCCTGGTTGCTGTTTCTTGGGCGCTCGGTGGCGCAG GGATTGGAGGCTTTGGAGTTGGAGCTGAGGCCCTGATCAGCAATGGAGCTTCTTTTAGCCGTAG GAATTATAGAAGATTGCTGCAGATTGGTGGTGAAAACCAAGGTGCTCAGTTTCTATTCTCACCTGGGCAAGCTCCCTCATCAGGACCAGTGTCTGCTCCTTCACCCTCACCATTCATATCCCTATCAGAAGGCTCACCATCACCATTTTCACAACCCATACGACAGCAACCCCCTTCACACCATCATCCACCGATAGTCCGTCCACATCCACTTACGGCTAGGCCGGCAACTCACGGAGCTGAGCATGATCATTCGGCTCAGACTCCATCGCGCTCCGCGCATAAACATTCCTTGACAACCTATGGTTTAGTTGCGGCAGGGATTTCTGCTTTCCTTATCATATCAGCAGTTGGGGCTTTGTACTGCCGAGCTAAAAAGGTGGGGACTGTGAAACCTTGGGTGACAGGACTTAGCGGGCAATTGCAAAAAGCTTTTGTAACAG GTGTGCCTGCACTAAAACGGTCAGAGCTGGAATCAGCTAGCGAGGATTTCAGCAATATAATTGGTTCTACATCTAGTTGCATGATGTACAAGGGAACTTTATCAAGTGGAGTTGAAATTGCAGTTGCGTCAAGTTTGATAACATCTGCAAAGGATTGGTCCAAAGAATGGGAATCACAGTACAGGAAAAAG ATCACAAGTTTGTCCAAAGTAAACCACAGGAATTTTATGAACTTACTTGGCTACTGTGAGGAAGGGCATCCTTTTACAAGAGCAATGGTGTTTGAATATGCTCCGAATGGAACACTTTTTGAGTATCTACATG TTAGAGAATCTGAGAAGCTGGATTGGGTGACGCGGCTCAGGATATCCATGGGGATTGCTTACTGTCTGGAGCACATGCATCAGCTGAAACCACCTGTTATTCCGAGGAGTTTTGACTCAACGACCATATACCTTACTGATGATTTTGCCGCGAAGGTCTCGGATCTTGAATTTTCAAGCAACACGAGGGCACCCAGTTCGAGCCACGGTGTCTCCAATTCCTCATCGGAGCTGGAAGACGCCGTGCATAAATATGGCATGGTGTTGCTGGAAATACTGACAGGAAGGGTCCCCTGCTCCGAGGAGGACGGGCGACTGGAACAGTGGGCGTCTCGCTACTTCGACGGCGGGATGGGTCTTGCAGACCTGATTGACCCGAGCATCGGTTCCTTCTCCGAGGAGGCTGCACGTGCATTGTGTGAGATAGTGAGATCCTGCATCAATCCAGACCCGAAGAGGAGGCCGACGATGGCGGAGGTTGCAGCTCGGTTGAGGGAGATCACGGCACTGGGGCCTGACGGAGCAACTCCGAAGGTGTCACCCCTGTGGTGGGCTGAGCTTGAGATCATGTCTTCCGAGAGCTAG
- the LOC127295787 gene encoding protein MALE DISCOVERER 2 isoform X2, with amino-acid sequence MEWPPPHRLLLLFLVAVSWALGGAGIGGFGVGAEALISNGASFSRRRLLQIGGENQGAQFLFSPGQAPSSGPVSAPSPSPFISLSEGSPSPFSQPIRQQPPSHHHPPIVRPHPLTARPATHGAEHDHSAQTPSRSAHKHSLTTYGLVAAGISAFLIISAVGALYCRAKKVGTVKPWVTGLSGQLQKAFVTGVPALKRSELESASEDFSNIIGSTSSCMMYKGTLSSGVEIAVASSLITSAKDWSKEWESQYRKKITSLSKVNHRNFMNLLGYCEEGHPFTRAMVFEYAPNGTLFEYLHVRESEKLDWVTRLRISMGIAYCLEHMHQLKPPVIPRSFDSTTIYLTDDFAAKVSDLEFSSNTRAPSSSHGVSNSSSELEDAVHKYGMVLLEILTGRVPCSEEDGRLEQWASRYFDGGMGLADLIDPSIGSFSEEAARALCEIVRSCINPDPKRRPTMAEVAARLREITALGPDGATPKVSPLWWAELEIMSSES; translated from the exons ATGGAGTGGCCGCCGCCCCACAGGCTTCTTCTTCTGTTCCTGGTTGCTGTTTCTTGGGCGCTCGGTGGCGCAG GGATTGGAGGCTTTGGAGTTGGAGCTGAGGCCCTGATCAGCAATGGAGCTTCTTTTAGCCGTAG AAGATTGCTGCAGATTGGTGGTGAAAACCAAGGTGCTCAGTTTCTATTCTCACCTGGGCAAGCTCCCTCATCAGGACCAGTGTCTGCTCCTTCACCCTCACCATTCATATCCCTATCAGAAGGCTCACCATCACCATTTTCACAACCCATACGACAGCAACCCCCTTCACACCATCATCCACCGATAGTCCGTCCACATCCACTTACGGCTAGGCCGGCAACTCACGGAGCTGAGCATGATCATTCGGCTCAGACTCCATCGCGCTCCGCGCATAAACATTCCTTGACAACCTATGGTTTAGTTGCGGCAGGGATTTCTGCTTTCCTTATCATATCAGCAGTTGGGGCTTTGTACTGCCGAGCTAAAAAGGTGGGGACTGTGAAACCTTGGGTGACAGGACTTAGCGGGCAATTGCAAAAAGCTTTTGTAACAG GTGTGCCTGCACTAAAACGGTCAGAGCTGGAATCAGCTAGCGAGGATTTCAGCAATATAATTGGTTCTACATCTAGTTGCATGATGTACAAGGGAACTTTATCAAGTGGAGTTGAAATTGCAGTTGCGTCAAGTTTGATAACATCTGCAAAGGATTGGTCCAAAGAATGGGAATCACAGTACAGGAAAAAG ATCACAAGTTTGTCCAAAGTAAACCACAGGAATTTTATGAACTTACTTGGCTACTGTGAGGAAGGGCATCCTTTTACAAGAGCAATGGTGTTTGAATATGCTCCGAATGGAACACTTTTTGAGTATCTACATG TTAGAGAATCTGAGAAGCTGGATTGGGTGACGCGGCTCAGGATATCCATGGGGATTGCTTACTGTCTGGAGCACATGCATCAGCTGAAACCACCTGTTATTCCGAGGAGTTTTGACTCAACGACCATATACCTTACTGATGATTTTGCCGCGAAGGTCTCGGATCTTGAATTTTCAAGCAACACGAGGGCACCCAGTTCGAGCCACGGTGTCTCCAATTCCTCATCGGAGCTGGAAGACGCCGTGCATAAATATGGCATGGTGTTGCTGGAAATACTGACAGGAAGGGTCCCCTGCTCCGAGGAGGACGGGCGACTGGAACAGTGGGCGTCTCGCTACTTCGACGGCGGGATGGGTCTTGCAGACCTGATTGACCCGAGCATCGGTTCCTTCTCCGAGGAGGCTGCACGTGCATTGTGTGAGATAGTGAGATCCTGCATCAATCCAGACCCGAAGAGGAGGCCGACGATGGCGGAGGTTGCAGCTCGGTTGAGGGAGATCACGGCACTGGGGCCTGACGGAGCAACTCCGAAGGTGTCACCCCTGTGGTGGGCTGAGCTTGAGATCATGTCTTCCGAGAGCTAG